CTACCGCTCCTGTAACCACCACCGCAACCCCGACTACTCCGGGATTCGGCGCATTCATTGCACTTGCAGGACTTGGTGCAGTAGCACTTCTCGTACTCCGCCGCAACTAAGCAGCGTGAAACAAAAAACTGGTGA
The nucleotide sequence above comes from Methanorbis furvi. Encoded proteins:
- a CDS encoding PGF-CTERM sorting domain-containing protein — encoded protein: TAPVTTTATPTTPGFGAFIALAGLGAVALLVLRRN